Proteins encoded within one genomic window of Verrucomicrobiales bacterium:
- the nifS gene encoding cysteine desulfurase NifS: MSDRKVYYLDNNATTRVAPEVVDAMLPFLRELWGNPSSAYGFGAQVHQHVENARAQVASLINADPKEIVFTSCGTESNNSAIHSALMLSPAKKHVITTAVEHSANINFCEFLTKRGYEVTYLPVEADGSLDVHLVEKSIRPDTAIVSAMWANNETGVLFPIEEMAAICRSKGVLFHTDAVQTPGKLKIDVKSLGVDFLSLSAHKLHAPKGIGLLYVKRRTKYQPYVIGGHQEHGRRGGTENVANIVGFGRAAELAMATLSDENTRVRALRDRLETGIMSAIPNVLRNGSRDNRLPNTTNLCFEFVEAEAVLLKLDLLGICASSGSACTTGSLDPSHVLSAMGLTPMRARGSVRFSLGIYNSDEDVDYVLTHLPKIITDLRAISPLNPEHPDNDNYDIESARAKHEEDMAKASAS, encoded by the coding sequence ATGAGCGATCGGAAAGTCTACTATCTCGACAACAATGCCACAACTCGCGTCGCACCCGAAGTGGTGGATGCCATGTTGCCGTTCCTACGCGAGCTTTGGGGGAATCCCTCGAGCGCGTACGGATTTGGCGCGCAGGTCCATCAACATGTCGAGAATGCCAGGGCTCAGGTCGCTTCGCTGATCAACGCGGATCCTAAGGAGATCGTCTTCACCAGCTGCGGCACCGAAAGCAACAACTCCGCGATCCATAGCGCGCTGATGCTGAGTCCCGCCAAGAAGCACGTGATCACCACTGCGGTGGAGCACTCTGCGAACATCAACTTCTGTGAGTTCCTCACCAAGCGTGGGTATGAAGTCACCTATCTCCCCGTCGAAGCCGACGGCTCGCTTGATGTTCATCTGGTGGAGAAGTCCATCCGCCCTGACACGGCCATCGTTTCGGCGATGTGGGCGAACAACGAGACGGGGGTGCTGTTCCCCATTGAAGAGATGGCTGCCATTTGCCGCAGCAAGGGTGTTCTCTTTCACACGGATGCAGTTCAAACCCCGGGCAAGCTGAAGATCGATGTCAAATCGCTGGGGGTCGATTTTCTGTCTCTCTCGGCCCACAAACTTCATGCCCCCAAGGGAATCGGGCTGCTTTACGTCAAGCGTCGCACCAAGTATCAGCCTTATGTGATCGGGGGACATCAAGAGCATGGGCGTCGAGGCGGTACGGAGAACGTTGCCAACATTGTTGGTTTCGGCCGCGCGGCTGAGCTGGCGATGGCTACGCTCTCGGACGAGAACACCCGCGTCCGCGCCTTGCGCGACCGCCTGGAGACCGGGATCATGAGCGCTATCCCGAATGTCTTGCGCAACGGTTCGCGCGACAACCGTCTTCCGAACACCACCAACCTCTGTTTCGAGTTCGTCGAGGCTGAGGCGGTTTTGCTGAAGCTGGACCTGCTCGGCATTTGTGCCTCCAGCGGCTCTGCCTGCACCACCGGCTCGTTGGATCCCTCCCATGTATTGTCGGCCATGGGCCTCACCCCGATGCGCGCGCGCGGCAGCGTTCGGTTCAGCCTAGGCATTTACAACTCGGATGAGGACGTCGACTACGTCCTGACGCATCTTCCGAAAATCATCACGGACTTGCGCGCCATTTCGCCGTTGAACCCGGAACACCCGGACAACGACAACTACGACATCGAATCGGCTCGTGCGAAGCACGAGGAGGATATGGCGAAGGCCAGCGCGTCGTAG